The Alphaproteobacteria bacterium genome segment CGCGCGCCCGGCCTGGTCCAGGGCTTCTGGGCCCTGTACCGGCGCGAGCTGCGCCGCCAGGCCCGCGCCGTCGCCTTCCTGATCGTGCCGCAGGGCCTGACCGCGGCGCTGCTGATCGCCGTGTTCGACCTGGCCGCGCCGCAGGGCCTGGGCGGCCAGATGCAGGGCCTCGACGCCCCGCTTTCGCTCGGCGCGTTCATCGCGCCGGGGCTGGTGGCGATCGCGGTGCTGAACATCGCGTTCCAGACCACCGCCTTCACCATCCTGCACGCCAAGATCGACGGCTATATCGACATCGAGCTGATGGCGCCGTTGCCGGTCGGCTCGCGGCTGCTCGCCCATGCGCTGATGGGCGCGACCATGGGCCTGCTGGTCGGCCTGGTCGTCGCCGCGGTGCTGGTGCCGCTGATCGGCCTGCGCGTCGCCGACGCCGGCCAGGCGATCCTGTTCGCCGCCCTCGGCGCCTGGTGCATCGCCCTGTTCGGCATCTTCGCCGGCCTGTGGGCGCGCAAATGGGATTCGCTGAGCGCGATCGCCACCTTCATCGTGACGCCGCTGGTCTTCCTGTCCGGCGCCTTCGCGCCGGTATCCGGCTTCGCCGATCCGTTCGCGGCGGTGGTCGCCCACCAGCCGTTTCATTTCGTCATCGACGGCGTGCGCGGCGGGCTCAGCGGCTTCCAGGACGGCTCCGCCTGGATCGGCGCGGTCGCGCTGGCCGCGATCGGGGCCGCCGGCGCCTTCGCCGTTTCGCGGCTGATCCGCACCGGCTACCACACGGTGGCCTGAGCGGGCGCCGCCGGGCCGCGGCAATTCCCAGGTTTAAGCAGGCCTTTACACAACGACCCTATCGTCGGTCACCGGTCGCCGCGCCGCCGCGGCACCGGCCGCCCACGCTTGAGCCCGGAACAGGCCCACCGCCGCGATGCCGTTGCAGAACCCGCAAGACGCCGAGACCAGCGCCGGCCCGCCGTCGGGCATCGCCAGGCTCGTCGACCTGCTGCCGAAGCCGGC includes the following:
- a CDS encoding ABC transporter permease gives rise to the protein MHAPTTRNAAARAWRQPRAPGLVQGFWALYRRELRRQARAVAFLIVPQGLTAALLIAVFDLAAPQGLGGQMQGLDAPLSLGAFIAPGLVAIAVLNIAFQTTAFTILHAKIDGYIDIELMAPLPVGSRLLAHALMGATMGLLVGLVVAAVLVPLIGLRVADAGQAILFAALGAWCIALFGIFAGLWARKWDSLSAIATFIVTPLVFLSGAFAPVSGFADPFAAVVAHQPFHFVIDGVRGGLSGFQDGSAWIGAVALAAIGAAGAFAVSRLIRTGYHTVA